From Nicotiana tabacum cultivar K326 chromosome 20, ASM71507v2, whole genome shotgun sequence, one genomic window encodes:
- the LOC107793141 gene encoding bidirectional sugar transporter NEC1-like has protein sequence MTLLSVQELAFLFGLLGNIVSFMVFLAPVPTFYKIYKKGSSEGFQAIPYVVALFSAGLLLYYAYLTKNAILIVTINAFGCVIELIYILLFLFYASKKSKMTTVWLMLLDVGALGIVMLFSYLFAKGSKRVEIVGWICATVNIAVFAAPLSIMRQVIKTKSVEFMPFTLSLFLTLCATMWFFYGYFKKDYYIALPNVLGFLLGIVQMILYIVYKYARRKYNREWELEGIDINIKTDGDFEHKFVSSMEKPSLENGDMTSVLTLK, from the exons atgacactgttaAGTGTTCAAGAATTGGCTTTCCTTTTTGGCCTCTTAG GTAATATTGTTTCATTTATGGTGTTCTTAGCACCAGT TCCAACtttttacaaaatatacaaaaaaggATCATCAGAAGGGTTTCAAGCGATACCATACGTCGTTGCATTATTCAGTGCAGGACTATTGCTATACTATGCTTATCTCACAAAAAATGCCATCCTCATCGTCACCATTAATGCCTTTGGATGTGTTATTGAATTAATTTACATATTATTGTTTCTCTTTTATGCTTCCAAAAAGTCCAAG ATGACAACAGTGTGGTTGATGCTCTTGGACGTGGGAGCGTTAGGAATTGTGAtgctattttcttatttatttgcaAAAGGCTCCAAAAGAGTAGAAATAGTTGGATGGATTTGTGCTACCGTCAACATTGCTGTCTTTGCCGCTCCTTTAAGCATAATG AGGCAAGTAATTAAAACGAAGAGTGTAGAGTTCATGCCCTTTACTTTATCATTATTCCTCACTCTCTGTGCCACGATGTGGTTCTTCTATGGATATTTCAAAAAGGACTATTACATTGCT CTTCCAAACGTGCTGGGATTTCTGCTTGGAATTGTTCAAATGATACTATATATTGTCTACAAATATGCGAGGAGAAAGTATAATAGAGAATGGGAGCTTGAAGGAATTGACATTAATATCAAGACAGATGGTGATTTTGAACACAAATTCGTGAGCTCAATGGAGAAGCCTTCTTTGGAGAATGGGGATATGACGAGCGTTTTGACTTTGAAGTAA